A single region of the Triticum dicoccoides isolate Atlit2015 ecotype Zavitan chromosome 2B, WEW_v2.0, whole genome shotgun sequence genome encodes:
- the LOC119360985 gene encoding pentatricopeptide repeat-containing protein At4g38010-like, which produces MPRSQNSNPPLLSSSRMPATLRAILAAPSPLPARALPAAQALLLTSGLAADAAVLAHFARHFASATRAPADAVKALLRLRPRPLCAHPFNALISHLTLSGDPSAAFRVFAVLAAGGDAGRPDGYTLPAALKACARLGGGLREGRQAHAVAARGGFLGRLPVRNALVTLYGACGVCGDARRVFDEMAGRDVVSWTALVSAFVRGGRFAEALAVFGEMDVAPNEGTLASTLVACGRLGAVHAGKAVHGRCLKRERELELIVGNALLDMYVKCEKLDLARRVFDRLLVRDIVSWTVMISGLVHCRLPSEALELFNGMQTSGVKPDKVVLSTVLSACASLGALESGRWVHEYIERKGIEWDVHVGTSLVDMYAKCGCLETSLSIFHKMPVKNVSSWNALINGFTLHGHGREALVYFDRMVTSGLPPNEVTFIIVLGACCHTGLVQQGLGLFNLMKNSYKLSPWEEHYGCMVDLLGRAGLIQEAYGLVKVMPMTPAVSTWGALLSACQAHGRVEFSQQILRHVHELESSGSGVYVLLSNLYALNDRWTDVKRVRGLLSAKGLWKEPGSSLIEVNGKTSEFVVGQTDHQDMDAICAMLLMLTRQIHLDGL; this is translated from the coding sequence ATGCCGCGATCACAAAACTCaaaccctcctctcctctcctcttctcgtaTGCCGGCcaccctccgcgccatcctcgcggcCCCGAGCCCTCTCCCAGCGCGCGCGCTCCCCGCAGCCCAGGCCCTCCTCCTCACCTCGGGCCTCGCCGCGGACGCCGCCGTCCTCGCGCATTTCGCCAGGCACTTCGCCTCCGCGACGCGCGCGCCCGCGGACGCCGTCAAGGCGCTGCTccgcctccgcccgcgcccgctCTGCGCGCACCCGTTCAACGCCCTCATCTCCCACCTCACCCTCTCCGGCGATCCCTCCGCCGCGTTCCGTGTCTTCGCGGTCCTCGCCGCTGGAGGCGACGCCGGGCGTCCAGACGGGTACACGCTCCCGGCCGCGCTCAAGGCGTgcgcgcggctcggcggcggccTCCGCGAGGGCCGCCAGGCGCACGCGGTCGCGGCCAGGGGCGGGTTCCTGGGGCGCCTCCCCGTCCGCAACGCGCTGGTCACGCTGTACGGCGCGTGCGGCGTGTGCGGCGACGCCAGGAGGGTGTTCGACGAAATGGCGGGGCGGGACGTCGTGTCCTGGACCGCGCTGGTGTCCGCGTTCGTCAGGGGAGGGAGGTTCGCCGAGGCACTGGCGGTGTTTGGCGAGATGGACGTTGCGCCGAACGAGGGGACATTGGCTAGCACGCTGGTCGCCTGCGGGAGGCTGGGGGCTGTGCACGCTGGGAAGGCTGTGCACGGGCGGTGTCTTAAGAGGGAGAGGGAGCTGGAACTCATCGTTGGGAATGCCTTGCTAGATATGTATGTCAAGTGCGAGAAGTTGGATCTTGCAAGACGGGTGTTCGACAGGCTCTTGGTGAGGGACATTGTTTCTTGGACGGTCATGATAAGTGGTTTGGTGCACTGCAGGCTTCCGAGCGAGGCATTAGAGCTGTTCAATGGGATGCAGACATCAggggtgaagccagataaggttgtTCTCTCCACTGTCCTCTCAGCTTGTGcgagcctaggcgcgctggagtctGGGAGGTGGGTGCATGAATACATAGAGCGTAAAGGCATCGAGTGGGATGTGCATGTGGGGACGTCATTGGTTGATATGTACGCAAAGTGTGGGTGCTTGGAAACTTCTCTTTCAATCTTCCATAAGATGCCTGTGAAGAATGTATCATCTTGGAATGCGCTGATCAATGGGTTCACATTGCATGGTCATGGTAGGGAAGCTCTTGTGTACTTTGACAGGATGGTGACTTCAGGCTTGCCCCCCAATGAAGTCACCTTTATAATCGTCCTTGGTGCTTGCTGCCACACAGGTTTGGTGCAACAAGGCCTCGGGTTGTTTAATTTGATGAAAAATTCGTACAAGCTCTCGCCATGGGAAGAGCATTACGGTTGCATGGTTGATCTTCTTGGCAGAGCTGGGCTCATCCAGGAAGCATATGGTTTAGTTAAGGTCATGCCTATGACGCCTGCTGTGTCCACGTGGGGAGCCCTGCTGAGTGCATGCCAAGCTCATGGGCGTGTAGAGTTTTCACAGCAGATTCTAAGGCATGTCCATGAGCTGGAGTCCTCTGGGAGTGGGGTTTATGTACTCCTCTcaaatttgtatgctctgaatgatagatggactgatgtaaaGAGGGTGAGAGGCCTGTTGAGTGCAAAAGGCTTGTGGAAGGAGCCAGGGTCCAGTTTGATTGAGGTGAATGGTAAGACCAGTGAATTTGTAGTTGGACAGACGGACCATCAAGATATGGATGCGATATGTGCAATGCTTCTTATGCTAACGAGGCAAATACATTTGGATGGGCTGTAA